A DNA window from Luteibaculum oceani contains the following coding sequences:
- a CDS encoding anti-sigma factor — protein MNKQELIASGLLELYALDACTTEEKALVEKLLSDPDVQKEYDEIQDSLFAVAQSQAKAPSADLKNRILSQIAEATPEKEKKQTKETPVIDLNTARPKENKWKVWFRAAAIALVFSIGGNLLLFNGWETAKKQIAQLRTANLVLAQEAQASKTSLNQMAEINNVFTKGKIHTIHLESPAQEKQSAVVFWDEKSGTTLINVAELPQIPEDKSYQLWCLIDGKPMDMGVIPNEMVGKPELTELKTSTMVPDAFAITVEPFGGRPEPTLEQLKVLGNLKT, from the coding sequence TTGAATAAGCAAGAACTCATAGCATCTGGTCTTTTGGAACTATACGCCTTGGACGCTTGTACTACCGAAGAAAAAGCTTTGGTAGAGAAACTTTTGTCCGACCCCGATGTGCAAAAGGAATATGATGAAATTCAAGATTCCTTGTTTGCTGTGGCGCAAAGCCAGGCTAAAGCACCTTCTGCCGATTTAAAGAATAGAATCCTTTCCCAAATAGCTGAAGCAACTCCAGAAAAGGAAAAAAAACAGACTAAAGAAACTCCAGTTATCGACCTAAATACTGCAAGGCCAAAGGAAAATAAATGGAAGGTTTGGTTTAGAGCTGCTGCCATAGCATTGGTATTCTCCATAGGAGGGAATCTGTTGCTTTTTAACGGATGGGAAACCGCGAAAAAGCAAATCGCGCAGCTTAGAACCGCGAATTTGGTGCTGGCTCAAGAAGCCCAGGCTTCCAAGACTTCGCTAAACCAAATGGCAGAAATAAATAACGTTTTTACAAAAGGTAAAATCCATACCATTCATCTTGAAAGTCCAGCACAAGAAAAGCAAAGCGCTGTAGTTTTCTGGGATGAAAAGTCTGGAACTACTTTAATTAACGTAGCAGAGTTGCCACAAATTCCTGAGGATAAATCCTACCAACTGTGGTGCCTAATTGATGGTAAACCAATGGACATGGGGGTAATCCCTAATGAAATGGTTGGTAAACCAGAATTAACAGAATTAAAAACATCTACTATGGTTCCTGATGCGTTCGCGATTACTGTAGAACCATTTGGAGGAAGACCAGAGCCAACACTAGAACAACTCAAAGTGTTAGGAAATCTTAAAACCTAA